GCCCGAGCGCCACTTCCACTCCTTCGGCGGCCTCTTCCCCAACCCGGCGGTGCTCGCCGCCGCACTGTCCCGTGAGACCGAGCGCATCCGCCTCAACGCCGGCTCGGTCGTCCTGCCCCTGCACGACCCGATCCGGGTCGCGGAGGAGTGGTCGATGGTCGACAACCTCTCCGGCGGGCGCGTCGGGATCGGTGTCGCCAGTGGCTGGAGCTCCAAGGACTTCGCCTTCTTCCCGGACCGGTTCGGCCGGCACAAGGAGCTGATGTTCGAACAACTGGAGGAGGTGCGGAGGTTCTGGCGCGGGGAGGCGGTGCGCCGTACCACCGGTGACGGCGAAGTGGCCGACCTACGGCTCTTTCCACGGCCGGTTCAGGAAGCTCCGCCCCTGTACACCGCGGTGGTCGGCAACCCCGCCTCGTACGAACTGGCCGCCCGCCACGGCCTGGGCATCGTCACCAACCTGATGACCCAGAGCGTCGAACAGCTCCGGGACAACATCGCCCGCTACCGGAGCGCACGGGCCCGGCACGGCCTGGACCCGGATGCCGGACGGGTGGCCGTCCTGCTGCACACCTATCTCGCGGACGACCACGACACCGCGAGGACGGAGGCCTACGAACCCCTGTCCCGCTACATGCGCGCGTCCCTGTCCCTGTTCAGCGGCGTCACCAACAGCCTCGGGCACAGCGTCGATCTGGCCGCCCTCAGCGAGGACGACCTGGAGACGGTGTTCCGTCGCGCCTACGGCCGTTACTGCGACCAGCGCGCCCTGATCGGGACGGTGGACAGTGTCCGCCCGGTCGTGGATGCGGTGACCGCGGCGGGCGCCGACGAGATCGTGGCGCTCGTCGACTTCGGTGTCGCACCCGACGAGCTGCGCTCGGGCCTGCCCCGCCTGGACGCACTGCGCCGCCACTACCGCCGGCCGTCCCCCGCTCAACCCGCCCCCGTCGACGCCCCCTTGTCGCCCGGACAGGAGCGGATCTGGTTCCTGGAGCGCCTGCTCCCGGGGCGTACGGCCTACAACGAGGTCAAGGCGGTCCGTCTCGACGGCCCCCTCGACGTGCCCGCCCTGCACGCGGCGCTACGCGGCCTCGTCACCCGGCACGAGGGCCTGCGCACCGTCTTCCGGGAGACCGGCGGTGAGCCGCGTCAGCTGGTACGGGCATCCGCCGAGCCGGACTTCGAGGTCGTGGACGGCACCGGCAGCGCCCGGACCACGCTCCAGGACGTCCTCGCGGCCGAGAGCGCACGCCGCTTCGACCTGGCGGAAGGCCCGCTGTTCGTCACCCGGCTCGTCAGGCTCGCCGAGGCGGAGCACGTCCTCGTCCTGTCCCTGCACCACATCGTGGTCGACGCGGCCTCCGCGACCGTCCTCGCCCGCGACCTGTCCGCCCTCTACCGGGCCGAACGCGACGGCACCACCCCCGGTCTTCCGGCCCTCACCTGGAGCTACGCCGAGCACGCGAGGGAACAGGCGGCATCGGCGAACAGCCCCGAGGCCGAAACGGACCTGGCCCACTGGCGCCGCACCCTCGGCGGCGACCTGCCCGTCCTCGCCCTGCCCACCGACCGGCCGCGCCCGTCGCCGATGACCTCCAACGGCCGGGCGGCATTCCACACGCTCGACCCGGAACTCTCCCGCAGGTTGCGTGAGTTGAGCCGGAGCCGCCGCAGCACGCTGTTCATGACGCTGCTCGCCGGGTACACGGCGATGCTGCACCGGATCACCGGGCAGACGGACATCGTCGTCGGCACCCCGTTCTCGGACCGGCCCGAGCGGGCCGAGCACGTGCTCGGGTTCTTCGTGAACACGCTCGCGCTGCGCTTCGACCTGTCCGGCGACCCAGCGTTCACCGTGCTGCTGGACCGGGTGCGCTCGGTCGCTCTCGACGCGTACGACCACGCGCGCGTGCCGTTCGAGAAGGTCGTGCGGGAGCTCGCCCCGGCCCGGGCGGTCGACCGCACCCCGGTCTTCCAGGCGTTCGCGGAGTTCCAGCGCGCCGAGCCGTTCCGTTTCGACCTGCCCGGTATCGAGGCCACACCGCTGGACGTGGGTCCGGACAAGGCGCTGACGGACCTCACCGTCTACTTCACCGACCAGCCACAGGGCATCCGCTGCCATCTGGAGTACCACACCGACCTGTTCGACCAGCACACCGTCGAGGGGTTCTTCACCACCTTCCGGGACCTGCTCACCGCCGCGGTCGACGCTCCCGAGGCGCCCCTGTCGCGGCTCGCCCCGGGCACCGTCGAGACCGCAGCCGAGGCAGAGCCCGTACCACGGTCCTGGCAACACGGCCCGGCCCGCCCGCCCGCGGACACCACCGTCCACGCTCTCGTCGCCCGGCAGGCAGCCGCGCGACCGGACAGCACGGCCGTGATCAGCGGCGACAGCCGCCTGACGTTCCGCGAACTGGAGGAGCGGGCCGAGCGGTTGGCCGCAGTCCTGCGCGGGCAGCACATCACGACCGGCGGCTTCGGAGACGCGGTTGTCCTGTGGCTCCCGCGCTCCGCCGACCTGGTCGTCGCCATGCTCGCCGTGCTCAAGGCGGGCCGCGCCTATGTGCCGCTCGACCCGTCCCTGGGGCGGGCACGCGCCGAGCAGGTCATCGCCGAGTGCGGGGCGCGGACCCTGGTCTCCACGCACGGGGCGGCCGCCGCGCTGAACCTGCCCGGACACGTGAGTGTCGTACCGCCCGACGCGACCGGCCGTACCGCCCCGCACGCCACCCTGCCCGACCCCGATCCGCGGTCCGCGTGCTGTGTCCTGTACACCTCGGGCAGCACCGGCACCCCCAAGGGCGTCGTGCTGACGCACCGCGGTGTGGTCGACCTGTGCGAGTGGCAGCACCGGCGCTTCGCCCGCACCCCGGCCGACCGCGGTGCCGTCGTGTGCAGCCAGAGCTTCGACGCCTCGGTCCTGGAGATCTGGCCGGCGCTGACCGCGGGAGCGTCGGTCACGATCGCCGGCGAGGACGTGCGCAGGGATCCGCTCGCCCTGGCCCGGTGGTACACCGAGCAGGGCGTCACCTTCTCGATCCTCCCCACCGCCCTGGGCGAACAAGTACTCCGCCTGCCCCCGGCCGACCAGCCACCACTGCGTCACCTGCTGCTCGGCGGCGACGTACTGCGCACCCGCCCACGGCCCGAGGCACCGTACGAGACGGTGAACGTGTACGGGCCCACCGAGGTCACCGTCCTGTGCACCACCGAGACCGTGTCCCCGCAGGAGCAGGACCCCGTCCGTCCCATCGCGCTGGGGCGCCCGGTCGACAACGTGACGCTGAGCGTGCTCGACGCCGTCGGCAACCCGGTGCCCGTCGGCACGGTGGGGGAGCTGTACGTCGGCGGCCCGGGCGTGGCCAACGGCTACCTGCACCGCCCCGAACTCACCGCCGAGCGCTTCCTGCCGGACCCCGACGGCGGCCCGGACGCCCGCAGGTACCGCACCGGCGACCTGGTCCGCTGGAGCGGCGACGGGAAACTGGAGTTCTGCGGCCGGGCCGACGACCAGGTCAAGATCCGTGGCTTCCGGGTCGAGCCGGAGGAGGTGTCCCGCGTGCTCAACGCCCTGGACGGCGTGCGCGAGGCGGCCGTGCTGGCCCGCCGCAACGGCCAGGGAGAGGCGTATCTGGCGGCCTACGCCGTCCCCGCCGACCCGATCGGCGCCACGGCCGACGACCGGCAGGCGCTCGCCGACCTCCTCGCCGAGGAACTGGCCGCCCGGCTCCCGGAGTACCTGGTACCGCGTGCCTGGCGGATCCCGACTGCCCTGCCCCTGACAGTCAACGGCAAGCTGGACCGAACGGCGCTGCCGGCACCCGACCTCGTCACCACGGCACCGGGCCGCAGGCCGAGCGGCACCGGCGGGGAGCCGGCGTCCGGCCCCCGCACGGACATCGAACAGCGGGTACGGCGCCTGTGGGCAGCCGAGTTCGGCCTCGACGCCGACGCCGTCACGGCCGATACCTCGTTCTTCGACCTGGGCGGCCACTCGATCACCGCGATGCGGCTGGTCAACCGGGTCCGGGAGGAGTTC
This region of Streptomyces caelestis genomic DNA includes:
- a CDS encoding non-ribosomal peptide synthetase, encoding MEELSQRIAEQMGAGTPVTDPGSPAPARVHGPRVSVARNSGMVRDASPHTQQEHLDDLVRRYTARTPTSKQIAQRYRRVLADSRAVVGFRSGTKEMLYPIAGRRASGARLEDVDGNEYVDITMGFGVLLFGHEPDFVTEAVREHLSRGIQLGPRTIETGEAAELLAEITGLERVAFANSGTEANSAAIRLARAATGRDKIVTFLGAYHGHADNVLGRASGHGADQITVPVSRGIPQAAVSDLLVLDYGSDTALETIARHADDIAAVVVEPVQSRHPSLQPAEFVRRLRELTRRHGIVLLFDEMLTGFRPALRGAQELYGVTPDLATYGKLLGGGFPIGAIAGRADIMDGVDGGYWSYGDDSYPPADTTFFGGTYIQHPVSMVAARAVLSHLKEHSPHLQERLNARTAELAATLNGFFEAEEYPLRMTHFGSQFRFEHRADMELLYHHLMLRGVHVWEWRNFFLSTAHSDGDIECVADAVQDSLRELRAAGFFPGGRPVVQKPAPPEPKPAPTAAAPAPTSAPVASMAWNTAAVAGSGTAPVAETALRTAATAPRTTETDPRTADFSVYFFGDYPQDAPAPRHGQYELLLEVARFADRHGFHALWMPERHFHSFGGLFPNPAVLAAALSRETERIRLNAGSVVLPLHDPIRVAEEWSMVDNLSGGRVGIGVASGWSSKDFAFFPDRFGRHKELMFEQLEEVRRFWRGEAVRRTTGDGEVADLRLFPRPVQEAPPLYTAVVGNPASYELAARHGLGIVTNLMTQSVEQLRDNIARYRSARARHGLDPDAGRVAVLLHTYLADDHDTARTEAYEPLSRYMRASLSLFSGVTNSLGHSVDLAALSEDDLETVFRRAYGRYCDQRALIGTVDSVRPVVDAVTAAGADEIVALVDFGVAPDELRSGLPRLDALRRHYRRPSPAQPAPVDAPLSPGQERIWFLERLLPGRTAYNEVKAVRLDGPLDVPALHAALRGLVTRHEGLRTVFRETGGEPRQLVRASAEPDFEVVDGTGSARTTLQDVLAAESARRFDLAEGPLFVTRLVRLAEAEHVLVLSLHHIVVDAASATVLARDLSALYRAERDGTTPGLPALTWSYAEHAREQAASANSPEAETDLAHWRRTLGGDLPVLALPTDRPRPSPMTSNGRAAFHTLDPELSRRLRELSRSRRSTLFMTLLAGYTAMLHRITGQTDIVVGTPFSDRPERAEHVLGFFVNTLALRFDLSGDPAFTVLLDRVRSVALDAYDHARVPFEKVVRELAPARAVDRTPVFQAFAEFQRAEPFRFDLPGIEATPLDVGPDKALTDLTVYFTDQPQGIRCHLEYHTDLFDQHTVEGFFTTFRDLLTAAVDAPEAPLSRLAPGTVETAAEAEPVPRSWQHGPARPPADTTVHALVARQAAARPDSTAVISGDSRLTFRELEERAERLAAVLRGQHITTGGFGDAVVLWLPRSADLVVAMLAVLKAGRAYVPLDPSLGRARAEQVIAECGARTLVSTHGAAAALNLPGHVSVVPPDATGRTAPHATLPDPDPRSACCVLYTSGSTGTPKGVVLTHRGVVDLCEWQHRRFARTPADRGAVVCSQSFDASVLEIWPALTAGASVTIAGEDVRRDPLALARWYTEQGVTFSILPTALGEQVLRLPPADQPPLRHLLLGGDVLRTRPRPEAPYETVNVYGPTEVTVLCTTETVSPQEQDPVRPIALGRPVDNVTLSVLDAVGNPVPVGTVGELYVGGPGVANGYLHRPELTAERFLPDPDGGPDARRYRTGDLVRWSGDGKLEFCGRADDQVKIRGFRVEPEEVSRVLNALDGVREAAVLARRNGQGEAYLAAYAVPADPIGATADDRQALADLLAEELAARLPEYLVPRAWRIPTALPLTVNGKLDRTALPAPDLVTTAPGRRPSGTGGEPASGPRTDIEQRVRRLWAAEFGLDADAVTADTSFFDLGGHSITAMRLVNRVREEFGTEYPMLAFYQEPTLRAMTAHLAGTLAEPKPTTAAETETDTGMESETEADGPGPVEHSAPATAQQTRFATVHAEHPLPQVFNVALRITLSGDLDTAALRTALTRLVERHEGLRTRLARSGNGWEQQVLRPGPVQLPIEDLTARTEHERRRALDQASTRAAETPVDPTRGTPMCLRLLRTGERTWVLLLVLHHSACDGWSVSLLLKELAALYGSALRGEPHTLPPVQCQPAQYARWQREQADEAADERKLDFWLRELDGVPFTVGLPLDRPRPEQPSGRGGAVMFTVPADVRSAVERLARQRGTTPFVVTAAALGRLLAQKSGQADVVFNISYANRERRAFESLLACTISGFALPVRGGAAGSFTALTDRVARTAVECMDRALPVRRIAPALRERTGVEVPDRLDVGFAYQSSLDAEVELPGLTTAVEDLAPAASRTLLTFGLVPAGDELKGFVEYSADLWDRTTIEDWTRDYVDLLREETDRAPGH